Proteins encoded by one window of Flexibacter flexilis DSM 6793:
- a CDS encoding 3-deoxy-D-manno-octulosonic acid transferase — MLGRFFYDAGISLYTAAVHLAAWRSTKAKHWVNGRKDWRPRLQDLLNTHKGQPLAWFHCASLGEFEQGRPVIEAFRIAFPEHKILLTFFSPSGYEIRKNYAGADYIFYLPADTRQNAEQWFLTVEPSVAFFVKYEFWHHYIQVMEENNVPVVSFSAIFRPNQIFFKPYGEFHRQILRRLNMIFVQNESSAKLLEGIGITRQQLGGDTRFDRVAVLPDTAPEIQMAKLFKNNELLLIVGSAWPQDMDIILPVLNKLQAENIRLKVMVAPHEIEAQNMKNWEQIYQGKSIRYSQVSDQVVVSEYDMLIIDNVGMLSALYQYAEIAWIGGAYGKGLHNTLEAATFGMPIFFGNKNYTKFQEALDLVAEGIAAPVAADAAAFETKLKTLLTDTTTREAIAAKSRNYVKSKVGATAKVLHWYHDYLAEKK, encoded by the coding sequence ATGTTAGGCCGATTTTTTTATGATGCGGGGATTTCTCTTTACACGGCTGCCGTTCACTTGGCCGCATGGCGTAGTACCAAAGCCAAACACTGGGTAAATGGGCGAAAAGATTGGCGGCCACGCCTACAAGATTTGCTCAATACGCACAAAGGCCAGCCGCTGGCGTGGTTTCATTGTGCTTCGTTGGGTGAGTTTGAGCAAGGCCGCCCTGTGATAGAGGCTTTTCGGATTGCTTTTCCCGAACATAAAATTTTGCTAACGTTTTTCTCGCCGTCGGGTTACGAAATCCGCAAAAATTACGCTGGGGCGGACTATATTTTTTATTTGCCCGCCGACACGCGTCAAAACGCCGAACAGTGGTTTCTGACCGTAGAACCGTCGGTAGCTTTTTTTGTCAAATACGAGTTCTGGCATCATTACATTCAGGTGATGGAAGAAAATAATGTGCCTGTCGTGTCTTTTTCTGCCATTTTTCGCCCAAACCAGATTTTTTTTAAGCCTTACGGCGAATTTCATCGGCAAATTTTGCGCCGCCTGAATATGATTTTTGTACAAAATGAAAGTTCGGCTAAGTTATTGGAAGGCATAGGCATTACACGTCAGCAACTCGGCGGAGATACGCGCTTCGACCGCGTGGCAGTTTTGCCAGATACAGCCCCCGAAATACAAATGGCTAAGTTGTTCAAAAACAATGAATTATTGTTGATTGTGGGCAGCGCGTGGCCGCAAGATATGGACATTATTTTGCCCGTTTTGAATAAGTTGCAAGCCGAAAATATCCGTCTGAAAGTAATGGTAGCACCGCACGAAATTGAAGCCCAAAATATGAAAAATTGGGAGCAAATCTATCAAGGCAAAAGCATACGATATTCTCAAGTGTCGGATCAAGTGGTTGTAAGTGAATATGATATGCTTATTATTGACAATGTAGGAATGCTTTCGGCATTGTATCAGTACGCGGAAATAGCGTGGATTGGTGGCGCGTATGGCAAAGGTTTACATAACACACTGGAAGCGGCCACTTTTGGCATGCCGATTTTTTTTGGAAATAAAAATTATACAAAATTCCAAGAAGCCCTCGACCTTGTGGCTGAAGGAATCGCTGCGCCTGTGGCCGCCGATGCCGCGGCGTTTGAAACCAAGCTAAAAACATTGCTTACCGACACAACTACGCGCGAGGCTATCGCCGCAAAATCGCGGAATTATGTAAAAAGTAAAGTTGGTGCGACAGCCAAAGTGTTGCATTGGTATCACGATTATTTGGCCGAAAAAAAGTAA
- a CDS encoding GNAT family N-acetyltransferase: MTQIISNLEFKQVSNPEDLAVIHQLAAQTWPATYANIISQAQIDFMFEKMYALPALAAQLTEGHTFWIVWRDGQAVGFVSYILSNAAAQVWKIQKLYCLPQKQKSGLGRATIDFVREQIRQQGAKTLILNVNRYNSALHFYQKYGFEIAQTVDIPYYDYVLNDYVMQIAV; this comes from the coding sequence ATGACACAAATAATATCTAACCTCGAATTTAAACAAGTCAGCAACCCCGAAGATTTGGCCGTAATACACCAACTCGCCGCCCAAACTTGGCCAGCCACTTACGCCAACATTATCAGCCAAGCGCAAATAGATTTTATGTTTGAGAAAATGTATGCGTTGCCTGCACTGGCCGCGCAACTGACCGAAGGGCATACATTTTGGATTGTGTGGCGCGATGGCCAAGCCGTTGGCTTTGTGTCATATATCCTCTCCAATGCGGCGGCGCAAGTCTGGAAAATACAGAAGTTGTATTGTTTGCCACAAAAACAAAAGTCAGGGCTTGGCCGTGCCACCATTGATTTTGTACGCGAACAAATCCGCCAGCAAGGCGCAAAAACCTTGATTTTGAACGTAAATCGCTACAATTCTGCACTACATTTTTACCAAAAATACGGCTTTGAAATTGCCCAAACCGTTGATATTCCGTACTACGATTATGTGCTAAACGATTATGTGATGCAGATTGCCGTGTAA
- a CDS encoding YkvA family protein, translating into MKSIFVFVAGLLSTLYLINPTAGIFELIPDNIPFVGNLDEATAAFFLIESLNYFGFNLPNPFGRRLKK; encoded by the coding sequence ATGAAATCCATTTTTGTTTTTGTGGCGGGTTTGCTTTCTACGTTGTATCTCATCAACCCTACGGCGGGCATTTTTGAGCTAATCCCCGATAATATTCCCTTTGTGGGCAATCTGGACGAGGCCACTGCCGCATTTTTTCTGATCGAGAGCCTCAATTATTTTGGCTTCAATCTGCCCAATCCGTTTGGCCGACGGCTCAAAAAATAA
- a CDS encoding tyrosine-type recombinase/integrase: MTIHFWHRLNQTNKNGESPIWVYIRVGDTKSGDFAAGLICTQEALATSPIIAGQKALIEQTLHQIYTYLCMAHGVRGITANDVKNEYIKRKKGKKTVIREVKTIESKQINQVQELTIFDLFEKYRLESEFGYNSVKYAEKSLKKVSNLNPTLSISANTCTELLKVWLRSITKTSTALNYYTGLKSVIRFSLEEGYVAKNALKRVAKPVVEKLPITYLTPEEVMAIHNGTYNKAEKKYLDMFVFACLTGLTYNDNRTVKQQNIKEFNGRRYIVMKRGKTNQNIFTELLPLAESIWAKYNYDFSGLTKYPQVADQVLKKALMQTGINKHITFHKARHTKAYELLNIRGGSMQVVAAALGNNETTSRKHYAEFDLAALDKQLQLMDKLSPDIYEKPQKNTSQMDTDIL; the protein is encoded by the coding sequence ATGACAATTCATTTTTGGCATCGTTTAAACCAAACGAACAAAAACGGAGAATCTCCTATCTGGGTGTATATCAGAGTCGGAGATACTAAAAGCGGTGATTTTGCTGCGGGGCTTATCTGCACGCAAGAAGCATTAGCCACAAGTCCAATTATTGCTGGGCAAAAAGCCTTGATAGAGCAAACGCTACATCAAATCTACACGTATTTGTGCATGGCTCATGGAGTTAGGGGAATAACTGCCAACGATGTAAAAAACGAGTATATCAAGCGAAAAAAAGGCAAAAAAACAGTAATCAGGGAAGTCAAAACCATTGAGTCTAAGCAAATAAATCAGGTGCAAGAATTAACCATATTCGACCTGTTTGAAAAATATAGACTTGAATCGGAATTTGGCTACAACAGTGTCAAGTACGCTGAAAAAAGCCTAAAAAAAGTCAGCAACTTAAATCCCACTTTGAGCATTTCGGCCAACACCTGCACAGAACTCCTCAAAGTATGGCTACGGTCGATTACAAAAACATCAACAGCATTAAATTATTACACTGGCCTTAAGTCGGTCATTAGATTTAGTCTTGAGGAAGGCTACGTCGCAAAAAATGCGTTGAAACGAGTGGCTAAGCCTGTTGTAGAAAAACTACCTATCACGTATTTAACACCAGAGGAAGTAATGGCAATACATAACGGCACTTATAATAAAGCCGAAAAAAAGTATTTGGATATGTTTGTCTTTGCTTGCCTGACGGGACTAACCTATAATGACAATAGGACCGTAAAACAGCAGAATATTAAAGAATTTAATGGCAGACGTTATATCGTTATGAAACGAGGCAAAACAAACCAAAATATTTTCACGGAATTATTGCCTTTAGCTGAAAGTATTTGGGCTAAATATAATTATGATTTCTCGGGCTTGACAAAATATCCTCAGGTAGCTGACCAAGTTTTAAAAAAAGCCTTAATGCAAACTGGCATCAACAAGCATATCACATTCCACAAAGCCAGACATACTAAAGCGTATGAGCTGCTGAATATTCGGGGCGGCTCAATGCAGGTAGTCGCTGCGGCACTTGGCAACAACGAAACTACTTCGCGAAAACACTATGCCGAATTTGATTTAGCCGCACTGGATAAGCAATTGCAATTAATGGATAAATTATCTCCAGACATTTATGAAAAACCGCAGAAGAATACCTCTCAAATGGATACAGATATTCTATAA